The Streptomyces racemochromogenes DNA segment TGGACGCGGCCCACCTGCTCGGGCCGGCCGCCGCCGTCGAGGCCAAGTGGGAGCAGATGGCCCGCTCCTGGAGGTGGTACGCCGAGTACGCCGTGCTCCGGAGCCCGAGCAGGGTCTACCCGCGCATCGTCGAGCTCGTCGCGGCGGCCCGGGCCGTTCCGGAGCTGCGGCGGCTGTACCCGTACACCAGCCACATGATCCTGAAGTTCAGCTCCACCACCACGATCCCCTACGAGGTGCGGCTCCCGTCGGTCGAGCCGCTGGCCGACG contains these protein-coding regions:
- a CDS encoding DUF6193 family natural product biosynthesis protein, coding for MIPDDFRPIGRDHPDFLPLPERVDLDAAHLLGPAAAVEAKWEQMARSWRWYAEYAVLRSPSRVYPRIVELVAAARAVPELRRLYPYTSHMILKFSSTTTIPYEVRLPSVEPLADGRFRVRHGRVLGECDGPGEALALVLAHAPPGLGPAVRGEAGRGR